The genomic interval taGTAAAATAGATAATTCGATATTAATATATCAAATCTTATTTATATCTCCATAGAGAGCCAACAGCATACACACAGACACAACAAAGAACCATTAGTCTCTAGAACATTCCTCAGGAGCAAACGACAGCATCTTCTGCTGCAAATCATACACAAACCTCACGTTCCTCTGCTGAAACGaccccaaaatggaaatagttttcGACTCCAACGCCGCCAAGCATAACACATTCCCGCCCGGAAAGAAGAACAAATTCGCCGGCGCAGCcgtaaaatgaaaaaacattgTCGGTAAAGTCGCGCCGCCGCATAACTATAACAGAGAAACATGTCCGGTGCATTACTCCTTGTATACCTCTTAACATCATGAAAACTGGCAAAATAGCTAGCAAGAGAATTTTTCACAGCAACATACACACTCGTTTCCAGCAGGCTCAATGAGGATCCGGAATCTATGTAGATTCCCTCGGGAACCTCCCCAAGCCTCCTCCCGTTGATGCTGAGATCCATCAACGGGAGGGCGTAGCTAGTAACActccttttattttttgtctCGAGGAACGGCGTCCTCTGCACGTTCCTCCCTTGGATCACCGCCTCATCCCCGAACCTGACGTATGAGGACGTGGTCGGGGAGAGGCAGTAGGAGAACCGGTTCTTGATCCCTGTGCCGAGCTGCTGGGGCAATGACGTCGGCTCCCTGTCCATCCCCAGTATTCCGCTGATCGCTGGCGGGAAAGACCCGG from Salvia splendens isolate huo1 unplaced genomic scaffold, SspV2 ctg686, whole genome shotgun sequence carries:
- the LOC121790963 gene encoding aspartic proteinase CDR1-like translates to MDREPTSLPQQLGTGIKNRFSYCLSPTTSSYVRFGDEAVIQGRNVQRTPFLETKNKRSVTSYALPLMDLSINGRRLGEVPEGIYIDSGSSLSLLETSVYVALCGGATLPTMFFHFTAAPANLFFFPGGNVLCLAALESKTISILGSFQQRNVRFVYDLQQKMLSFAPEECSRD